The following nucleotide sequence is from Anopheles stephensi strain Indian chromosome 3, UCI_ANSTEP_V1.0, whole genome shotgun sequence.
TAAAGTTTTCCATCGAATGAGCGGCCATCAAGGAAAAGGCTTACAATTTGCGCTCTGGCGTACCTTTGCAATAATTTGGGATGCGATCTTTTCGCTTTGCTTCTGCCAAGAAGCGGTTGGTTCATGCACGTTCGCTTCAAACGTCAAGCACCGGTTTGACAGATCGCGGGTcaggatgttgttgttgtaagcTGTTCTGGGTGGGCTTACAAACCCTAATTTACAGGCCAATATATGCATTTAAGTGCATGGTTTTGGTGgtttaatatttcattcagATATAAAATTAAGTGCTTTTCAAAAACGACTCTACGAACCGTCAATCCCAGGACCCCTTTTAGCAACTCTGGCCCAACCTGGCCACTTTTCACTTTGACCCTTGCTGTCAACACAAAAGTCATTTTGTATTCccgaagaaagaaagcaaaaaatagcTGATTGTTCCATTGCGTGGAATCTAGTGCGAATTAATAAATTCTCTGTCCGGGATTAGCACGCatcaaaccgaccgaccgaacaaAATGGCTAGCCAAACGCAAGGAATTCAGCAACTGTTGGCTGCCGAAAAGCGTGCTGCGGAAAAAGTGGGCGAAGCAAGAAAACGTAAGTTTTGGGacggttctgttttttttcactctcgtCCGTAGCGCAGTGTCATCGGGAAAAATCGATAGCACAAATGATCGCAAGAGCAGCGCTACCATCCCAGTTTCGGGATGGCCTTGCCCCATCGCCACCATCATCCGACTGGGAGGAGGCCCAACGGCTGAATAATTAACTGAGAAGAAAAACCTCTCGTATCTTGTTTGTAGGAAAGCAACGACGTTTGAAACAGGCCAAGGAAGAGGCACAGGAGGAAATCGAACGATACCGTCAGGAGCGGGAGCGGCAGTTTAAGGAGTTCGAAGCGAAGGTATGTGTACACGGTGATGGTCACCGTGGTAATCGGATCCGATTTGCTTAATACTAATGTCGATGGTTTGTTGGCTCGATGGCTTCGCAGCACATGGGCAGCCGTGAAGGTGTAGCGGCCAAGATCGATGCGGATACTGCCAACAAGATAGTCGAGATGAACCGCTCGATTTCGGTTAATAAGGCAGCGCTGCTAAGCGAGATCCTCACGCTGGTGTACGACATCAAGCCGACGGTGCACAAAAACTTCCAATACACCAAGTAAGGGGTCTATGAAAGTGCGGCGAACAAACGATTCTCCAAGTTCTGTGCGGGTGGCCTCCGCAAGAGATGAGCaaaacatacatacacacacacacacacatagagcgAAATagtcacaaacaaacaaaacggcatTAGAACCTATCGATGTCGTGGTCTTGATGAAAAATAGTAGTGAAGCTGTACATAATTGTTTAACGCTGTTCTCCCTTTCGCCTCGAAAGCGATACCCTAAATTCAGGACTCGTTTGTTCTCGCAGCTTTCATCGAAACCGTTTGAAGGCGCGTAAATTATTGTGGCGCCGGCAATCGGCGGCGGACTTGCTGTTTCCCTTGTTGCCACCTTCTCGGCCCAAAAGAAGGAatgtttcctttgttttttattgttaatttGAAGTTTTGAAGTACGAAATCGAATCCGCGGTGATAGCCGCGTAGAAGGGCCACATCTGATATCATGCTACAACCCCATTCCAAATCTCTTCAATCGGTGTAGTatcttgttgttgttcccaTGCCATTGTCGATATTTGCTATAAATTAGAGAAATTACTAAGAACAAACATGACAATATTATCGAACCCGCTTGGCGCGCCACGCGAAGGAAGCTTTGAGAGCGCAGGGACGATGTTAGACTTCGTTGCGGTTAAGCAATACCGGTTTGGATGAATGGTTTGGTTCTAAATTGTTTCGCCCTTATACACCACCCCTACAATAGCCGCACAAacgatgcttttgttttgctcggtTCTGTTCCGTTTTCGCTTTAGCCCGGTTTGGTTTCTTcccttgttttgtttaatcaTACATACAATGTTTTTGTCTTTGCCGACCATGGTTCGGATCGCAATACTGTCTGTCTGTTATATCTATCTATTTAGGTGCGCGCCTAGTCGCAAGCGAAAAGTATATCTATCTACACACGTATATATGCGCCCCCTTCTCGTATTATTCCTTAACTGCAAGCAACAACTAACTATCtttacagtgtgtgtgtgcagaagtAGTAACCCACGGAACGTTATCTCATAATTCGAAATTGTAAAGAATCCAGTATGCTCTACATGGAATATATAGTTATGGTGAATGCGGTTGAACCGACTTTGTATTATTTCCGGTCTGCTGGTTACCTGCAATGAAGGGAGAAAAGGTATCCGAAATAAAAACGATCTTCCCGATGTGGCCCCCGAATCTTGGAGaggatggcggagcagcagctccactcctacatCCAACTCATCATTGATTTTatagccgcatatgacagcatataGCCTAGCCAGCCATACGATAAAACCATACGACGCGCATTGAGCTCTTCTGGAATGTCGGGCAAGCTTACCTGAGTTGTAAGAATGAAAATGGCTAACAttacatgccaggtgaaggtggatggaaaactctcaaagccctttgctaccaccaagggcctgcgccagggagatgggcttgcctgtctcctcttcagtctggcgctagagagagccatccgcgactcggaggtggaaacttcggggacaaTCTTCTACAAGTCATTCCAGATCCTGGTATACGCTgttgacatagacatcattggtttgaggctctcctatgaaGATATATGATGTACATGTATGTACAGATGGGTGACCGCAACCTTTGAAATCGTCCAAAGCTTTatctatctggggtcaaaatcagcaccgacaacataGATGTTTAGCAACGCACAGGgttgctggctgccaaccggccatactacagcctgacgAAACtcctccactctaaatacctgtcgcgacagAACGTTTCTAGTCCCATTACTCACATACACCgttgagacatggactctgtccaaaactgacgaaacctaAGAGGgaagccgcgttcgagaggaagacgctcagaaggatttttgaccCCACTGGAGGGACACTGGATCAGATGCTACCAAGGCGAGCTCTACGTACTGTACGAAGATTCGTCTATTGGGCAGCGGATTAGACTCACCCGACTCTGGTGAGTTGGTCATGTCCTTTTAAATCcctccacacggacagaggtgGCGTCGAAGGCTTGGGCacactgagatggagtgatggcgttgatgcatcCGCCAGCACGGCAGGGATAATCGTTTCGCAGGATAGTCGAGCATAGAGCAAGTATGGAAGGAAGCATGTGTATAGTAGAAGTGtactctctttctttattttgaCCACTTGTATATACGCAATAATTTTCATGAAATTCCATAAGTACGAACGAGGAGGGAccattataaataattatcttTTCGTCCACGTCCATCCTTTCTTGCTGATGTATGATGCTATTCTAGCCGCGGGAGGGACATACAAACGTACATATATTAAATTTGCATCCTAATCATTTACGCCGTGGTCAGGGGTTTGTaaaaagtatgtgtgtgtgtatgagtggcTACAACGTACAAGAATATATGAATGTGCTTATCTCTCCTGTCCCCCGTCCCGTTCGCGGTACTTAACTCGGCAAAAAACTTAACTCGGATGTGGGTATGACTATGAATTTAGGCACCATTAGAgttcgtgtatgtgtgtgtgtgtgtgtgtgtcccggtTCGCGATCATAGTACTGTCTCTCGCCACAAGAAGTTGCTGTACAATGCCTAGCTAAGCGTTACCGTCCGATAGGAATATCATTTCTTTGCGTATagcgaaaggaaaagcaaaactttAGCGCGAACGCGCCACTCTACCTCTGTCTTCTGGCTAGGAATATTAATTCTTTCTAGGTAGGAAATAGCACCTGTCTATCGGACCGGAATATGAGGTTGACGGAAGGTGGTGGCGAGAAGTAAAGCGCGCCAATGATCCCTTTTCTGTTTGCCGCCCGACACGATCGAAAGCACACCCCACATTCAGTGTAACTAGAAGCCGCCAAATAACACTTACTTACTTTGCTAGTTTTGCTTTACGGAGAGTGCGATTTTTGCTATGTTTTATTAGTTGTATGTTAACGCGGCGCCGTCCGTTGTGTTCTTCCTCCACATGAAAGGACCGTTCCTGATTATCGTTCCTATGCGATGCAGCTGTGTGCTTACCGCTTGTTAGCTTAAACGGGGCTGGACTCAAATGTAACTTAAGAGTAAAATTGTATGATAGGCTTCTTGCATCCTGTATCCGACACTTCGGCCTTAATCTTCGCGCAGCATTCCGACAGTAGTTTAGATTCATTATGTTCGTTAAATAAAGGTTTGAAGGCATGTTGAGCatcatcccacacacacacacacagacgcaaaCTAAAGGGTTAGCACAAATTGAAGAGGTTTAACCGCAATGAAGCCATACGAAAGAGACGGACAATACGCTCCGTTCCCAGATACAAACTCGAGTGTTCCTGAACGGCGATCCTGTCGAACCGTAGATAGTTTGCAAaaagcacaacacacaacacaccccCAAACGTCCATAGCTCCCGCCAGCCGGTCACGAGCTTAGGGGATCGGTTTCTCCTCTGGGATGGCGGTTGGCGTGGTCACGGAACTGCGACGTTCGTCATTCTGAATATCAGACAAGCTCTGCACCGAGCTGGAGCGCGATGAAACCTTCGACTTCGGGCATGCGTCAAGAGATAAAGTTACGGTTAGCAGCAAGTTTCATGTTTGCGCGTGTTTCATGTGGCGCCTTACCCGAACATTCTCGTACGCCGTTCCGACCCGCTCTTCGAACGACCGGAACGAATCGGACTGCTTCATTTCCGTCAGCTTTTGTGTCATTTTGCCCGCAATGCCTCCGATCACAGATGTCGTCTTACCGGCCGTCGTTTTGATCGCACTTTCCGTCTTTTGATAGCTGCGTCGATGCAAAAGAAACGAAGAAAGGTGCACAGGAAGAGTGAGTTTTGCTTGTTAGCTCAATTTCACTGCTTTGCTGCTAGATTAGTGTAAGTACTTGGCTGACTACATAGGTGTtcaacaagcaagcaagcataTATTGGAAGAGTACACACTTGAGCAAACAGATTGTGGTTGTTGGGGGTTTCATTAGTGTCAACTAATAGACGGTTATAAGCTAACTACTAAGTAGAAGGCAACATGTTAGTAGTATTTATATATATAGGGAACAGTGGACTTACCCTCTCGATATCCTATTTTAACATGCAagcggaagagaaaaaatggaagcttATTGAACAAACATTTAAGCTACACATTTAAAAACGTGTCAACCATttttggggaggtttttttgttaccaaaaaaaaaggagttgTAATAAATCATATTAACTTAAGGGAGTAAAGTAAGAAACTAACTGAATCAACGGTTCGGTGGCAACATCGATGCGAAGGTAATAAGGACTGTATACGCATTATTGTTAGTGGGggaaagcacaaacacacacacacacacagataatTTAGCCACATAGCAGATACGTGCCAATAGCGAAATTGAGAGACGGTCAGGTCAGTAGCAACAAGTTTTCGCGTACTGTTTTAGCAGAGCTTACTTACATCGGTGCACTTGTGACCACGTTCGTTATTTCCCCGACCTTCGTTTCGACGCTTTGATAACTGAAGATGCATACCATAGAAAATGCCgtggaaataaacaaaaaaaacggaataaTTGTAAAAAGAAATACGTCAACAACCGAAAACGAAAACGGGGAACGCGAAATAATAATTGATCGACCGAGATCGCTCTTGATTGATCGTGCAGAGAGTAACGCGACATGAATTCGATTTGAACGAGCGTAGCAATATCCGGTGTTTAGGTGTGTCCGGTGGTCAGCAATCAATACTTACACGTTGCTTTCTTTAACGTTCTTAAATCCTTGGCTAACGTCGTCCGTGATTTCCTTCCACACGGTAATGCCCAGCTTACGCTTCAGCTCGCTGGCATGCCGCATCTTTGACTGTAGCACCGTCCGCAGCGTGGTTATCTCCTCTTCGACACGTGCCAGTTCCTGgagggtgtgcgtgtgcacaGAGAAATCCAACAAACGATTAGAACTAACAAACAGGGTACGGAACACGGTCAGGTGTTGCAACTTGGCAATTTTTTTCATAGTAGCAATCAACAACGAGCTGGTCAAACAACGAGCAAACAAACCTACCTGACTCCATTCTTCGCGCTGCGCTGTTTGCTCCTCAGCGGATAGGCCGGAAAATTCATTCGCTATTTCGGCCGAGCTGATCGATCCCACCGGAGATGCATCAGATAATTTTCCAGAATTGTCTGTAATTGGATGTAAAAATGATCACAAAAGCATGAGTCGAAAGTAGAATTCGTATCGTACAGTTTTATACTTGGTAACGTATGCCCGTATGCTTTAAACTGATTTAAAAGATGTTTCATATACTGGCCACCCAAGGTTTCATTGTGTTTTTATGTGCATGAAAATTTTTTACAGCTGAACAAAGAAGTTGGAAATTGAACACGTTCTGATTACTGGCAAAACATCTTCTCATCTCTGGAGAAATAAATAAGACTTAAGATTTACGAATGTAGAAACCGATTCAGACCAACCAACagtctctcttcttggcctaacggccTTTTACGATCATGCCTACTAGACTAGCTTACTTGGGGAACAGTCcggttgggatttgaatcccggtcctgtcgtatgaagaccgccGCCACAACAGTGTGTCTGTGCAGTAAATTTCGAGGAAACTAAACTTATGCACAAGTAAATTGTATCCTTTTAAAACTTGGATAAAAGGGGTCTTTCGTAGGGTGAAGCACATCCCGGACATCCATGTTTGAGACGAAGTCGTCTGGTTATCGAACATAACGATGTTCAATTAACCGCGTATCATCACCGCGAAACCCCTGCTTTCGAATGCGTTTCTGGAGCGATAAGTGTGTTCTTATTGCTTGTCAACTGCGTGAGCGCGTAGGAGAGAGTTTCCGGCGTGGATCCTCTCTCCGATCCTGCGATAGGATTTTTGTGAAAGGCTTCGTGCGTACGATCGACAGATCGATCGCTCTCTTCATCATCAGCCTCCGAGACCAACGGACGTACATATACCCATACTACTTAGAAAAAACGCTTCATCTCTTCCGCAAGATAGGATCATTTTTAGACGCTGCATCCGAAAGACGATTTCCATGTGACGCTCCTTTACTTCGTGCCTTGTTCGCTTCGTGAAACTACGTGACGGCTGCGTGCCGAAAAATCGTCCATCTTACAACAATCAGTCGAAATAAGTGGCTGACAATGCTTGTCGAAGCCGCGTCGTCGATCGAAGATACTTCTAACCGACTTCTGCAGCgataaattgattttatggAGCAAAACTACATGGCCGAACATCAGCTAATCGTTTTGCATTCAATACAGAGTAGAAGCAAGATTGAGAAAGAGCTGAAAAGCTCCGGCTTCGGTCGGGGCCTTGTGACAATATTTGCGTAGAACATaagacacacaaaacaatgAATCCCTTGTATtatactgttgttgttttttcttaatGTGAAATGTTTAAGATAGTTCCAGTCGTTCCGGAATTATTACAGAAATAATTCAATCGACACACTCCATTCATCGTTTAGAATTTAATGTTAAATCTACAAACTTTCTTCAAGAAGAGTTTTCTACCAGTAAGTATTGTTGTAAAAGAAGGAGAAGCCGACAAACAACCTAGCTATTGACAGAAGGTAAAGTTTTGAACAGCCTTCCATTATACAGTTTGCCCAACGTGTCACCGTACTTGTACGACTGCCAACACCTGCAGCTCCAAGAGCGGATGTTTCACCTTGTTCTTGTTTCTGGGCTGTTTTAGGCCTTGAATGCTTTTATGTgcttttggtgttgtttttctaACCCCAGAGGAAAAAGTTGGATTGTTCTGAGCCAAAGTTCCTGGTTTTGTATGGCTTTGGAAACGTGAAAATGTACAGAAGCTGACGTGACGCCATAGACATATTTCATACTTTACGCGTGCTTTTAACAACCAGGCACAAAACAATCATAAGTTTTATATTGGGTGCATTGGGATACATTTAAAGCAAATATTAAGGGTAGTTTACATAAAACCGTAGCCCAGTTTTGCAAATGAATTTGCTTTGTAAGGGTAAATTTCAAAATGAGCGCTGTCCAAACGATCGAAAACCGCATTCCGTTCGCGCATTGCATAGGCGTGGTGAAGACCTTTGCATTTTCCGTTTTCATTTACATGAATGCGCAGCCCtggcacaccaccacacatgCAACCATTGAACGGTATCAATGGCCTTGAAAAAGTGAAAGAACTCTTGATCGACTTTAAGCTATTTTATTCCCTAGTTCGTGAACTGCGAGTACGTATGAACCTAAACTTTGCACAAGAAAATTACCCTCGTCGTGTATGACCCACACAGGTAAAAGTGATTAGCTTTTCCATCTGTTCCGTATGCTGATCCAGCTTGGTGAACTGCTTCCAACACTTTTTTGGCAATGTGTGGGGCAATGACACGTGTCGCTGACCATCCATTATAAAGCGATCATATGGTTGTGCTTACGTCACTGCCTAATTGCAATTATTCTTGAATTTTTGTGGCGATTGTAAGTGGCACAACAAGTTCAAGTCCGCTCTCGTGATAAGACCATAAATGTGTCACGCATGCTTCTCCAAGAGTCCAAGGAACGCAAATTCCATACACAACGAAAAAAGTGACCCCCCCAACCCCCTGATAAGCGCATGACAAGATCGCGCGAAGCAACATCACAGAGTACGCTTCTTTTCACCACGTTCGGTGGCGGTtgtgtacaaaatgtttgtttCAAATACACTACCCATTTACCATCGTCATGCTAGTGGGACCGCGTAATGCTGTGCTTTACAATGCACTATTAGCTAATGTATACGCAACCCCCACACCCCCCCGACGCTTCACAGTGTCTTTGCATTGTGCGCGATCGTTGTCCTCTGCGACGTCATACGGAAAAGTTTCCACACTTTACGGGTTTCACCGACCGTCATCCAACATTCCTCCAGGCATGGTGGATATGTTTTATGCAACCAGTCTCTCCGTTAGaactcacgcacgcactccGGACCCACTGTTACCGCTCTTACCTGTCGCACTCCCAATGTTGAGGAAGCTTTTGTAGTTATCACCACTCGAGATACGGGCCAGGTATGGCTTCGAGAAATCGATGAACGTGACTCGCACGTCCCGAATTTTGCGCCGATTGAACAGCGCCCGGATGCGTCGATTGGTGGCACTGCCGAGCAGCAACCGGCTGGCCAGAATGTTTCGTACTACGCCTCCACCGCCACCCGGCGATGGGCGGCTGGTGGCGGTATCAGCATTGCCGGCAGGTTCGAAACAAATTCCCACACCGAGCCGCTCGCCGGGATCTTTGCCGGGCGATCGGCTGGTACGGTTGGATGCCTGTTCGCCAGTGTCTCCCTCGTCGGAGGATAGGGGTGGATTAAACTCCGTCTCAACCGTTTGCAGCTCCACTTCCGACGTTGGATCGATATCCTCGTCATCGGACGGCACACCGAGTATTTGATCGAGCGTTAGCGAGCGTAGATAGCGTTCCGTTTCGTCCGACCAGTGCTGCTCCTCGTGACCGATCAGACCGTCGTCTTCGTCGATGTCGTACACCTCGTCGAGCGAGGGCGTAAAGCAGTTCGGATCGAGCTTCGGAATGTACGGGTCCTCGATGTACTCGAGGCTCGGCAGATCATCCTCGCCCACCCGCATCTTGCCTCCTGTAAGATCtttctgctggtgctgcttgcCTTCCGACGATGGGTCCGCTTTATCGCCGGACTCACCCATTCAACGTACAGTTGTCCTCCTGCTGAGAGGATCACAGATCACAGAGACCACAAGTCACAACGCACCACCAGTCACACTTCACCACACTACTTGCCAGCAATTGGCGCCAAACCatcccttgtgtgtgtgtgctgtaaaTGATCAAACAAATCGATAGCTCCCCTTAACGAAAGGGAGATCTGGAGCTGTTACAGCACCACCGCACAACGATGAAATAATTGTGCGGAGCTTGTAAAAGCATCGCCAACATCATGTCCAATTCGTGTTTCGCGCCCTGTTCTGTTTTTCCTCTTGGCGTAACGTTGGTAAAGGTGGGTGGTGCAATCAGGGAATTGCAAGGCCAGCCTTACACAGCAAACACAGCCGAATGTACCGAACAGTGGTGCGCTTTGAAGAGGCGCTTTAGGTTTAGGGTTTCTCACATACTAACACCAACAATACCAGCAACTCCGACGAAGCTTCAAGTGCTGGCGAACTTGGGACAATCGCGATGTGTAATGTCTTGATGCAAACGATCGGAAACCAGTGCCAAGCGTTGAATGAACTTCCTACCAAACTTCAACCTCTAAATGCATCTATTGCAATCAACTGCTTTATGATCGTTCCGTTTCACCGTCATGTGTATTGGACGTACGGCGTGGAATGGCTGCGTTTTTTAAAGGAATTTGAACGGCGTTGTTCGTCTCGCTCGTCTCTTCACGAGATTCACACAGCAGTTCCATGTAACGGGTGTTACCACGGCGGTAAGTGTGTTTCCCTTACCGCAAGAGAGTCGCGAACGGTTGAGAAGCTTCTGCTAGATCGGCACAACAGCTCTGTTTCTCAGCGCTGACTCTGTGGCCATTCGAAAGTGTCATTTTGCTGACTCTGAAATGGacactcgttttttttcaacaACACTCTGGACtgattttttcttccgccTGGTGTTTTATTCATCACGAACGTTCGATTTATGCTCTGCTGACCTCGGTTGAAGGGGGAGCGccgttataaaaataaaatcacttcCACGATTGGTTCACGCACTCCGTATCCTTGCGTCACACGTAAGCCCTAACGAAAACGCTCATCAAACGTAACATTCATAATTATGGAAAATTGAACGAGCCGCATGCCCTACTCCCAAGTCGCTACGTCGTAAGGTCGGTAAGGTGTATTTATGCCGATCTATTTTCCTCAATCACGGGGGAAGTTTTGCACCGCTCAAGTATGCTCCCCGTTACATGGCCGGCTCGGTTACGGGGCCTTTTATATTGACCAAACTGAGGGAACCCCCCAAACGGAAAAGCTTAAAGCACCCGTTTGCGGTGGTATTGCGCCATTTACTGCAAACATTGCTACCGAAATTTTCATCTTCGAACGCCAATTTGGCACACTGTTTCGTTCCTTTCCATCAACCGGTAAAACGACCGTTTCTtcacgcacaaacaaaaaagcaggaGCCGACAGAGAAAGAAACCAGTTCCCGTTCGGTTTGGTTTAGCCACCGCTACGCGAACGAAGCTTTCCGGTAACAAGCACTCCGCCGGGAATCGGTTGATGAAGAAGCTGGTGATGATGGCGTCCGCCAGCTTCAAAGCGCGGTCGTGAACTGAAAAGCAACCCTCCACGAGGGgtgtacagagagagagagagaccgcgGCATGCGAGAGAAAATGGTTCAGTTTGCTTTCGGTGTTACCTTTGGATGCGCGGGGTGTAATAGGGGGGCGCGCGTACGCGTAAAAAGCTCTCCATGCTTCGGAAAGCATTCTCTTGCTCCCTCTTTTTCTAGGGGGGGGTGCAGAACCGCGACGAACTACCCCCCTTTTCAAGCGCACGGCGAATCCAGCGGCGATCATTGACGGTGGTGATCGTTCGCGAGCATCGACTCTCATTCTCTTGCTCTTCCCCCTTACAACAGTTACAACATCTCAGGGATCCCGTCGCGAGAGTCTAATTGCAGGATTTATTGCTCGATCCACCAAAGCGAAATGGCGATACCAACGCCGTGTCTTTAACGAGACACGTTGACGATCGTACACTTGGTTGACTTTTTTCGCTGTCCGCGATGCGGTTTGTTGGTCATCTCATGTTACCGAAAAAGACTAAGGTCGAGATCCAGTTAGCTTACCATTTACTCTCAGGTTGCACGGAAAGGTGACTGAGTCGCACTAGCTAGAGGTATCTAGCgtcacgttttcaattatgtGACTTCCTCAACGGCCCTCGGTTTGGCCTTTCCCGATTGTCGAGTCTTTCAGGTGgaaaaatgaatgaatcgTTTGATTTGGGATCACCTTT
It contains:
- the LOC118512288 gene encoding V-type proton ATPase subunit G-like → MASQTQGIQQLLAAEKRAAEKVGEARKRKQRRLKQAKEEAQEEIERYRQERERQFKEFEAKHMGSREGVAAKIDADTANKIVEMNRSISVNKAALLSEILTLVYDIKPTVHKNFQYTK
- the LOC118512267 gene encoding uncharacterized protein LOC118512267 isoform X3; its protein translation is MGESGDKADPSSEGKQHQQKDLTGGKMRVGEDDLPSLEYIEDPYIPKLDPNCFTPSLDEVYDIDEDDGLIGHEEQHWSDETERYLRSLTLDQILGVPSDDEDIDPTSEVELQTVETEFNPPLSSDEGDTGEQASNRTSRSPGKDPGERLGVGICFEPAGNADTATSRPSPGGGGGVVRNILASRLLLGSATNRRIRALFNRRKIRDVRVTFIDFSKPYLARISSGDNYKSFLNIGSATDNSGKLSDASPVGSISSAEIANEFSGLSAEEQTAQREEWSQELARVEEEITTLRTVLQSKMRHASELKRKLGITVWKEITDDVSQGFKNVKESNVISRGYQKTESAIKTTAGKTTSVIGGIAGKMTQKLTEMKQSDSFRSFEERVGTAYENVRSKVSSRSSSVQSLSDIQNDERRSSVTTPTAIPEEKPIP
- the LOC118512267 gene encoding uncharacterized protein LOC118512267 isoform X1, giving the protein MGESGDKADPSSEGKQHQQKDLTGGKMRVGEDDLPSLEYIEDPYIPKLDPNCFTPSLDEVYDIDEDDGLIGHEEQHWSDETERYLRSLTLDQILGVPSDDEDIDPTSEVELQTVETEFNPPLSSDEGDTGEQASNRTSRSPGKDPGERLGVGICFEPAGNADTATSRPSPGGGGGVVRNILASRLLLGSATNRRIRALFNRRKIRDVRVTFIDFSKPYLARISSGDNYKSFLNIGSATDNSGKLSDASPVGSISSAEIANEFSGLSAEEQTAQREEWSQELARVEEEITTLRTVLQSKMRHASELKRKLGITVWKEITDDVSQGFKNVKESNVYQSVETKVGEITNVVTSAPMISRGYQKTESAIKTTAGKTTSVIGGIAGKMTQKLTEMKQSDSFRSFEERVGTAYENVRSKVSSRSSSVQSLSDIQNDERRSSVTTPTAIPEEKPIP
- the LOC118512267 gene encoding uncharacterized protein LOC118512267 isoform X4, whose protein sequence is MGESGDKADPSSEGKQHQQKDLTGGKMRVGEDDLPSLEYIEDPYIPKLDPNCFTPSLDEVYDIDEDDGLIGHEEQHWSDETERYLRSLTLDQILGVPSDDEDIDPTSEVELQTVETEFNPPLSSDEGDTGEQASNRTSRSPGKDPGERLGVGICFEPAGNADTATSRPSPGGGGGVVRNILASRLLLGSATNRRIRALFNRRKIRDVRVTFIDFSKPYLARISSGDNYKSFLNIGSATDNSGKLSDASPVGSISSAEIANEFSGLSAEEQTAQREEWSQELARVEEEITTLRTVLQSKMRHASELKRKLGITVWKEITDDVSQGFKNVKESNVYQKTESAIKTTAGKTTSVIGGIAGKMTQKLTEMKQSDSFRSFEERVGTAYENVRSKVSSRSSSVQSLSDIQNDERRSSVTTPTAIPEEKPIP
- the LOC118512267 gene encoding tumor protein D52-like isoform X5 is translated as MEETSYNSGKLSDASPVGSISSAEIANEFSGLSAEEQTAQREEWSQELARVEEEITTLRTVLQSKMRHASELKRKLGITVWKEITDDVSQGFKNVKESNVYQSVETKVGEITNVVTSAPIYQKTESAIKTTAGKTTSVIGGIAGKMTQKLTEMKQSDSFRSFEERVGTAYENVRSKVSSRSSSVQSLSDIQNDERRSSVTTPTAIPEEKPIP
- the LOC118512267 gene encoding uncharacterized protein LOC118512267 isoform X2, with translation MGESGDKADPSSEGKQHQQKDLTGGKMRVGEDDLPSLEYIEDPYIPKLDPNCFTPSLDEVYDIDEDDGLIGHEEQHWSDETERYLRSLTLDQILGVPSDDEDIDPTSEVELQTVETEFNPPLSSDEGDTGEQASNRTSRSPGKDPGERLGVGICFEPAGNADTATSRPSPGGGGGVVRNILASRLLLGSATNRRIRALFNRRKIRDVRVTFIDFSKPYLARISSGDNYKSFLNIGSATDNSGKLSDASPVGSISSAEIANEFSGLSAEEQTAQREEWSQELARVEEEITTLRTVLQSKMRHASELKRKLGITVWKEITDDVSQGFKNVKESNVYQSVETKVGEITNVVTSAPIYQKTESAIKTTAGKTTSVIGGIAGKMTQKLTEMKQSDSFRSFEERVGTAYENVRSKVSSRSSSVQSLSDIQNDERRSSVTTPTAIPEEKPIP